One genomic segment of Humidesulfovibrio mexicanus includes these proteins:
- the dxr gene encoding 1-deoxy-D-xylulose-5-phosphate reductoisomerase — protein sequence MKSYISTWPQAAPDLPFPRTLAVLGCTGSIGVSALDVVGQHPELFRVAALAGGRNARRLAGQAARFRPALLAVLDDGVADELRTLLPAGYAPEIVTGPEGYTAAATLPEATLVLSAIVGAAGFLPTLAAAQAGKRIALANKESLVLGGSLIREACRKSGAVVLPVDSEHNALFQALCGHADAEGKELSRLILTASGGPFRGRDAAFLAAVTPEQAMSHPNWSMGAKISVDSASLMNKGLEVIEACHLYGLPVQRVDVLVHPQSIVHSLAEYVDGSQLAHLGVPDMRIPIAHCLCFPRRVTLDMPRLDLAQVGGLTFERADEALFPCLRLAKEAYAASPSHPAVLNAANEAAVDLFLTGAIGFMDIPRLIEAELERHAGLGPAPDARALLDVDARTRRSVREAAAK from the coding sequence ATGAAAAGCTACATCTCCACCTGGCCGCAAGCCGCTCCGGATCTACCCTTTCCCCGCACGCTCGCCGTGCTGGGATGCACCGGGTCCATCGGCGTAAGCGCCCTGGACGTTGTGGGGCAGCACCCGGAACTGTTCCGCGTGGCCGCGCTGGCCGGGGGCAGGAACGCCCGCCGCCTGGCCGGGCAGGCCGCTCGTTTCCGTCCAGCGCTCCTGGCCGTGCTGGACGACGGGGTGGCCGACGAACTGCGGACGCTGTTGCCCGCGGGCTACGCGCCGGAAATCGTCACCGGCCCCGAAGGGTACACGGCCGCGGCGACGCTGCCGGAAGCAACGCTTGTGCTTTCGGCAATCGTGGGCGCCGCGGGCTTTCTGCCCACACTGGCTGCAGCCCAGGCGGGCAAACGCATCGCGCTGGCCAACAAGGAAAGCCTGGTGCTCGGCGGGTCGCTCATCCGCGAGGCCTGCCGCAAATCCGGGGCCGTGGTGCTCCCCGTCGATTCCGAACACAACGCGCTGTTCCAAGCGCTGTGCGGCCATGCGGACGCCGAGGGCAAGGAGCTGTCCCGGCTCATCCTCACGGCCTCCGGCGGTCCGTTCCGCGGGCGCGACGCCGCGTTTCTCGCCGCGGTAACGCCGGAACAGGCCATGAGCCACCCCAACTGGAGCATGGGCGCAAAGATTTCCGTGGATTCGGCAAGCCTTATGAACAAGGGGCTGGAGGTCATCGAGGCCTGCCATTTGTACGGTCTGCCGGTCCAGCGCGTGGACGTGCTCGTGCATCCGCAAAGCATCGTGCACTCCCTGGCCGAATACGTGGACGGCTCGCAGCTTGCGCACCTGGGCGTGCCGGACATGCGCATTCCCATCGCGCATTGCCTGTGCTTCCCCAGGCGGGTGACCCTGGACATGCCCCGGCTGGACCTGGCCCAGGTGGGCGGTCTCACCTTCGAACGGGCCGACGAGGCGCTGTTTCCCTGCCTGCGCCTGGCCAAGGAGGCCTACGCCGCCAGCCCCAGCCATCCGGCCGTGCTGAACGCGGCCAACGAGGCCGCCGTGGACCTGTTCCTGACCGGTGCCATCGGATTCATGGACATTCCCCGGCTCATCGAGGCGGAGTTGGAGCGCCATGCCGGACTTGGCCCTGCGCCGGACGCGAGGGCGCTTTTGGACGTGGACGCGCGAACCAGGCGGAGCGTGCGCGAAGCCGCGGCAAAATAA
- the rseP gene encoding RIP metalloprotease RseP — MGVIAIVLVLGGLIFFHELGHFLVARMFGIGVKAFALGFGPKIASFRSGMTEYRLCAVPLGGYVMLAGESPEHDEEPAIPKDLLFSLRPVWQRMCVVAAGPVFNFLLAWGIYWALFATQGQMGLAPTIGQVLPDSPAARAGLKEGDNVLTINGRSVTFWDDLTDQIQNSKDRPIALAIKRDREHVSLEVTPELRQRKNVFGETVTVPMLGIVAAKEIVTMELSAGQSLVLSAKETWRAIVNMVMALVKMIERVIPAESIGGPILIAQLINREAQEGIVGLLALAAALSANLGFVNLLPIPVLDGGHLVLFSLEAVTRKPLSLRARAAAMRVGIALLAALMLFATYNDLRRLFQ; from the coding sequence GTGGGTGTCATCGCCATTGTGCTCGTTCTGGGCGGACTGATTTTCTTCCACGAGCTTGGGCATTTCCTGGTGGCCCGCATGTTCGGCATCGGGGTCAAGGCCTTTGCGCTGGGCTTCGGGCCCAAGATCGCCAGCTTCCGTTCCGGAATGACGGAATACCGGCTCTGCGCCGTGCCCCTTGGCGGCTATGTCATGCTGGCCGGGGAATCTCCCGAGCACGACGAGGAGCCCGCCATCCCCAAGGACCTGCTTTTCAGCCTGCGGCCGGTGTGGCAGCGCATGTGCGTGGTGGCGGCCGGCCCTGTGTTCAATTTCCTGTTGGCCTGGGGCATCTATTGGGCGCTTTTCGCCACCCAGGGGCAAATGGGCCTCGCTCCCACCATCGGCCAAGTGCTGCCGGACAGCCCGGCCGCCCGCGCCGGGCTCAAGGAGGGGGACAACGTGCTGACCATCAACGGCCGCTCCGTCACCTTCTGGGACGATCTTACCGACCAGATCCAGAATTCCAAAGACCGGCCCATCGCCCTTGCCATCAAACGCGACCGCGAGCACGTCAGCCTGGAGGTCACCCCGGAGCTGCGCCAGCGCAAGAACGTCTTCGGCGAAACCGTCACCGTGCCCATGCTCGGCATCGTGGCCGCAAAAGAAATCGTGACCATGGAGCTTTCCGCCGGGCAAAGCCTTGTCCTTTCGGCCAAGGAAACGTGGCGGGCCATCGTGAACATGGTCATGGCCCTGGTGAAGATGATCGAGCGGGTGATCCCTGCTGAATCCATCGGCGGCCCCATCCTCATCGCGCAGCTCATCAACCGCGAGGCGCAGGAAGGCATTGTGGGCCTGCTGGCCCTGGCTGCGGCGCTTTCGGCCAACCTGGGCTTCGTCAATTTGCTGCCCATCCCGGTGCTCGATGGCGGGCATCTGGTCCTTTTCAGCCTGGAGGCCGTGACGCGCAAGCCGCTGAGCCTGCGCGCCCGCGCCGCCGCAATGCGCGTGGGCATCGCCCTGCTGGCGGCGCTCATGCTCTTCGCCACCTACAATGATCTGCGCAGACTCTTCCAATAG
- the tsaB gene encoding tRNA (adenosine(37)-N6)-threonylcarbamoyltransferase complex dimerization subunit type 1 TsaB, whose translation MICADSSNSPVPDGGLLLAVNGADERLQAAIGHTQGGAAQLLAAQEWTVPGQAARFLAPGIRNMLDALGRRAADISRIACVTGPGSFTGLRMSLALAEGLAAGLAGRAGGPPLMAGIGHLQLLGLEAAEVVPGAVLALAWARRGQAYAQAFMGRTALMPPQVVQLADMPALLAGLPRPLALLGGGLRRNLGCFEELAQADPAIRLLPAHWDAPRPHALLALAAQAAFGPGPLAPEYLRASDAEDNLAAIAAGRGLTEAEAQAILAKGSRPLS comes from the coding sequence ATGATCTGCGCAGACTCTTCCAATAGCCCGGTTCCGGACGGCGGCCTGCTCCTGGCCGTCAACGGGGCTGACGAGCGCCTGCAGGCGGCCATCGGCCATACGCAGGGCGGCGCGGCGCAGCTCTTGGCCGCGCAGGAGTGGACCGTGCCCGGACAAGCCGCGCGCTTTTTGGCTCCGGGCATCCGCAACATGCTGGACGCGCTTGGCAGGCGGGCCGCGGACATTTCGCGCATCGCCTGCGTCACCGGGCCTGGCAGCTTCACAGGGCTGCGCATGTCGCTGGCGCTGGCGGAAGGTCTGGCCGCCGGACTCGCAGGACGCGCAGGGGGCCCCCCACTGATGGCGGGCATAGGGCATTTGCAGCTGCTGGGTCTGGAGGCCGCCGAGGTGGTTCCCGGCGCGGTGCTCGCCCTGGCCTGGGCGCGCAGAGGGCAGGCGTACGCGCAGGCGTTCATGGGGCGCACAGCGCTTATGCCGCCACAGGTGGTCCAGCTTGCGGACATGCCCGCGCTCCTGGCCGGCCTCCCCCGTCCGCTTGCGCTGCTCGGCGGCGGCCTGCGCCGCAATCTGGGCTGTTTCGAAGAACTCGCACAGGCCGATCCGGCCATCAGGCTGCTGCCCGCGCATTGGGACGCCCCGCGCCCCCACGCCCTGCTCGCCCTGGCGGCACAGGCCGCTTTCGGGCCCGGGCCGCTGGCCCCGGAGTACCTGCGGGCCTCCGATGCGGAAGACAACCTCGCGGCCATCGCCGCCGGGCGTGGCCTTACCGAGGCCGAAGCCCAGGCCATTCTGGCCAAGGGCAGCCGCCCGCTCTCCTGA
- a CDS encoding chromosomal replication initiator protein DnaA yields the protein MNADLWQKLLLMLENRLEQGLFTLWIRPLTATFTGGSLELQAPNEFVATWIRERLLDVVRDAAQELVGGHVDARVVVRKAEPALAPAPAETSERGNRQQRSALALPLDYRPRPIADSRWRFSFEDFVVGPCNELACAASKGLCNDALAADHLFLSAGPGLGKTHLLHAIGRQLASRSNRSRLSIACLSAEEFATRLVLAIKAREAARFKSEFRDSVDVLLLEDIHFFQGKGKLQDELLMTLKALQARGCKVVLTSSFLPRELDQVDPQLVSCFASGFMALMDAPDFATREEIVRRKARSLQVQVPDDVAGLLAERLTTDIRQLESCLNNLVLKARLLGQRITTELAWQVLENYQSQVCAPDMERIVSFVCKSYGIDEPELRSRSRSQQTVLARNTAFYLGRKHTGLSLAAIGERLGRKHSTVLKGIINVEREINHQTPLGRQLSSTIGRLSA from the coding sequence ATGAATGCGGACCTCTGGCAAAAATTGCTTCTCATGCTCGAAAATCGACTGGAACAGGGGCTTTTCACCCTCTGGATCAGGCCTCTGACCGCCACCTTCACCGGCGGATCGCTGGAGCTCCAGGCCCCGAACGAGTTTGTCGCCACCTGGATACGGGAGCGTCTGCTTGATGTCGTGCGCGACGCCGCGCAGGAACTTGTCGGCGGACACGTCGACGCCCGTGTGGTTGTGCGCAAGGCCGAACCGGCCCTGGCCCCGGCCCCGGCAGAGACCTCCGAAAGGGGGAACCGCCAGCAGCGGTCGGCCCTGGCCCTGCCTCTGGACTACAGGCCCCGGCCCATTGCCGACTCCCGCTGGCGCTTCAGCTTCGAGGACTTCGTCGTCGGCCCCTGCAACGAGTTGGCCTGCGCGGCCTCCAAAGGCCTGTGCAACGACGCCCTCGCCGCGGACCATCTGTTTCTTTCCGCAGGGCCGGGCCTGGGCAAGACGCATCTGCTGCACGCCATTGGCCGCCAGTTGGCCTCGCGCAGCAACCGTTCCAGGCTGTCCATCGCCTGCCTTTCGGCGGAGGAGTTCGCCACCCGGCTGGTGCTGGCCATCAAGGCCCGCGAGGCGGCGCGCTTCAAGTCCGAGTTCCGCGACTCCGTGGACGTGCTCCTGCTTGAGGACATCCATTTCTTCCAGGGCAAGGGCAAGCTTCAGGACGAGCTGCTCATGACCTTGAAGGCCCTGCAAGCCAGGGGCTGCAAGGTTGTGCTCACCAGCTCCTTTCTCCCGCGCGAGCTCGATCAGGTCGATCCGCAACTGGTGTCTTGCTTCGCTTCGGGGTTCATGGCCCTCATGGACGCTCCCGACTTCGCCACCCGCGAGGAGATCGTCCGGCGCAAGGCCCGCAGCCTGCAGGTCCAGGTGCCCGACGATGTCGCCGGGCTTCTCGCCGAGCGGCTGACTACCGACATCCGCCAGTTGGAGAGCTGCCTGAACAATCTGGTGCTCAAGGCCAGGCTGTTGGGGCAGCGCATCACCACCGAGCTTGCCTGGCAGGTGCTTGAGAACTACCAGTCCCAGGTGTGCGCCCCGGACATGGAGCGCATCGTGTCCTTCGTCTGCAAGAGCTATGGCATCGACGAACCGGAACTGAGGTCCAGGAGCCGCAGCCAGCAGACCGTGCTTGCGCGCAACACCGCCTTCTATCTTGGGCGAAAACACACGGGACTTTCCTTGGCGGCCATCGGCGAGCGCCTTGGCCGCAAGCACTCCACCGTGCTCAAGGGCATCATCAACGTGGAGCGCGAGATCAACCACCAGACCCCGCTTGGCCGGCAGCTCTCCAGCACCATCGGCCGCCTTTCCGCATAA
- a CDS encoding Hsp20/alpha crystallin family protein, whose product MADEQRRRACEQLRGAFVWSPAADVLELRDAIVVQVELPGVEQDRIVVEIIDGDLVVRGERPCPRLDEPEDLETDPVYRLVERVYGRFARRFRLPAGVDVARVGARLADGLLSITIPKACARTPKRFCLRID is encoded by the coding sequence ATGGCTGACGAGCAGCGCCGTCGGGCGTGCGAGCAGCTGCGCGGCGCGTTCGTCTGGTCGCCTGCGGCGGATGTGCTGGAGCTGCGGGACGCCATCGTCGTTCAGGTTGAACTGCCAGGGGTGGAGCAGGACCGTATCGTGGTCGAAATAATCGACGGCGATCTCGTGGTTCGGGGTGAACGTCCGTGTCCTCGCCTGGATGAGCCCGAGGACCTGGAGACGGACCCTGTGTATCGCTTGGTGGAACGTGTGTACGGCCGCTTCGCCAGACGATTCCGTCTGCCTGCCGGGGTGGACGTGGCCAGGGTCGGCGCACGCCTTGCCGACGGCCTGCTCAGCATCACCATTCCCAAGGCCTGCGCTCGGACCCCGAAGCGGTTTTGTCTGCGCATAGACTAG